A portion of the Megalobrama amblycephala isolate DHTTF-2021 linkage group LG23, ASM1881202v1, whole genome shotgun sequence genome contains these proteins:
- the gpr151 gene encoding G-protein coupled receptor 151, which translates to MDKLPAMNISAGNSSVDRRSFLERSGYQHLDHGDLKVLIPVVLGIICVLGFTGNVTAMGVLISNARKGKLSLINALILNLMLADGLVLAFAVPFKATAYSRASWTLGLFVCKTCDWFLHSCMAAKSFTVAIMAKACYRYVSNPTKQVTIRLKTILIVLFFTWLLACVVPIPQWLFSTLQKEGNRMICVQAVPVDAHDFMSVYAKVYPLLAYCTPLSFALLYFWKAYGRCQRRSSKTQNLRTQIRSRKITLMLFSLTVAMATMWLPQWVAWVWMRHALETEGAFPPVLFTLSAQLLMFSISLVNPLIVLALSEEFREGYIGLWRRLTLRKQPPKHKPGPHTPTAPKSPTPRPETSAHLPPHQPGRIEEKPEKQPDQCEGQQESPTNKDGIVLQDVEQFWQERETGSQSQENDPIPWEHQNPKEGK; encoded by the coding sequence ATGGATAAATTACCTGCTATGAATATCAGCGCTGGCAACAGTTCCGTGGATAGACGCTCGTTTCTGGAGAGAAGTGGCTATCAGCACCTGGATCACGGAGATCTGAAGGTTTTGATTCCAGTGGTGCTAGGAATCATCTGCGTCCTGGGTTTCACCGGGAATGTAACTGCTATGGGAGTCCTGATTTCCAACGCCCGTAAAGGTAAGCTGTCCTTGATCAACGCGCTCATCCTCAACCTCATGTTGGCTGATGGTCTGGTCTTGGCATTTGCTGTTCCCTTCAAAGCCACTGCTTATTCCCGTGCAAGCTGGACCCTGGGATTGTTTGTCTGTAAGACCTGTGACTGGTTCTTGCACTCCTGCATGGCTGCAAAGAGCTTCACTGTGGCCATCATGGCCAAAGCTTGCTACAGGTACGTCAGTAACCCCACCAAGCAGGTGACCATCCGTTTGAAGACTATCCTGATAGTCCTCTTCTTCACTTGGCTCTTGGCGTGCGTGGTCCCAATTCCCCAGTGGCTTTTTTCCACCCTGCAAAAAGAAGGAAACAGAATGATTTGTGTTCAAGCAGTGCCTGTTGATGCCCATGATTTTATGTCCGTGTACGCCAAGGTGTATCCTCTTCTGGCCTACTGTACACCTTTGAGTTTTGCTCTGCTTTATTTCTGGAAGGCGTATGGACGATGTCAGCGCAGGTCCAGCAAAACCCAGAACCTGCGGACACAGATCCGATCCCGCAAAATCACCCTGATGCTATTCAGCCTGACAGTGGCCATGGCCACCATGTGGCTCCCGCAATGGGTTGCCTGGGTTTGGATGCGGCACGCGCTGGAGACTGAAGGTGCTTTCCCTCCGGTCCTCTTCACTCTCTCCGCCCAGCTCCTCATGTTCTCCATCTCTCTAGTCAACCCTCTCATCGTTCTCGCCCTCTCAGAGGAATTCAGAGAGGGCTACATTGGCTTGTGGCGTAGGCTCACCCTCCGCAAGCAACCTCCAAAACACAAGCCAGGACCACACACCCCGACCGCCCCAAAGTCGCCAACCCCAAGACCGGAGACATCAGCCCACCTCCCTCCACACCAGCCAGGGCGAATAGAGGAGAAGCCTGAGAAGCAACCGGACCAATGTGAAGGACAGCAGGAGAGCCCGACCAACAAGGATGGAATTGTACTGCAAGATGTAGAGCAGTTTTGGCAAGAGAGGGAAACTGGCTCCCAGTCACAGGAAAATGATCCTATACCCTGGGAGCACCAAAATCCCAAGGAAGGAAAATAG
- the ppp2r2ba gene encoding serine/threonine-protein phosphatase 2A 55 kDa regulatory subunit B beta isoform isoform X1, whose amino-acid sequence MKCFSRYLPYLFRPPNTLLSSSCHTEADIISTVEFNSTGELLATGDKGGRVVVFQREQESKNQPHRRGEYNVYSTFQSHEPEFDYLKSLEIEEKINKIRWLPQQNAAYFLLSTNDKTVKLWKISERDKRPEGYNLKDEDGRIRDPATITTLRVPVLRPMDLMVEAAPRRVFSNAHTYHINSISVNSDYETFMSTDDLRINLWNLEITNRSFNIVDIKPTNMEELTEVITAAEFHPHHCNTFVYSSSKGSIRLCDMRAAALCDNHSKFFEEPEDPSNRSFFSEIISSISDVKFSHSGRYLMTRDYLTVKVWDLNMESKPLETYQVHDYLRSKLCSLYENDCIFDKFECVWNGSDSVIMTGSYNNFFRMFDRNTKRDVTLEASRENSKPRAILKPRKVCVGGKRRKDEISVDSLDFSKKILHTAWHPSENIIAVAATNNLYIFQDKVN is encoded by the exons CTGACATCATCTCTACTGTGGAGTTCAACTCTACTGGAGAGCTCTTGGCCACGGGAGACAAGGGAGGAAGAGTTGTGGTTTTCCAAAGGGAGCAAGAG AGCAAGAACCAGCCTCACAGACGTGGGGAGTATAATGTTTACAGCACGTTTCAGAGTCACGAGCCGGAGTTTGACTACCTGAAGAGTTTAGAGATTGAGGAGAAGATCAATAAGATACGCTGGCTGCCTCAACAGAATGCTGCATACTTCCTGCTCTCCACCAATG ataaAACTGTGAAACTGTGGAAGATCAGTGAGAGGGATAAGAGACCGGAGGGATATAACCTGAAGGATGAAGATGGAAGAATCAGAGACCCAGCCACCATCACCACGTTACGG GTGCCAGTACTGCGGCCCATGGACCTCATGGTTGAGGCTGCACCTCGGAGAGTGTTTTCCAATGCGCACACGTACCACATCAACTCCATATCTGTCAACAGTGACTACGAGACCTTCATGTCCACCGATGACTTAAGGATCAACCTGTGGAACCTGGAGATCACAAACAGAAGCTTCA ACATTGTAGACATTAAGCCAACGAACATGGAGGAGTTGACGGAGGTGATAACGGCAGCAGAGTTTCACCCTCACCACTGCAACACCTTCGTCTACAGTAGCAGTAAAGGCTCCATACGTCTGTGTGACATGAGGGCAGCAGCGCTCTGTGACAACCACTCGAAAT TCTTCGAGGAGCCAGAAGACCCAAGCAATCGTTCCTTTTTCTCTGAAATCATCTCCTCCATCTCTGACGTAAAATTTAGCCACAGTGGGCGGTACCTGATGACACGTGACTACCTGACTGTAAAGGTCTGGGATCTGAACATGGAGAGCAAACCGCTGGAAACCTACCAG GTACATGATTACCTAAGAAGTAAGCTCTGCTCGCTGTATGAGAATGACTGCATCTTCGATAAATTTGAATGTGTTTGGAATGGATCAGACAG CGTGATCATGACTGGTTCCTACAACAACTTCTTCCGAATGTTCGACCGTAATACGAAACGTGATGTGACACTGGAGGCGTCCCGGGAGAACAGCAAGCCTCGGGCAATTCTGAAACCTCGTAAGGTGTGTGTGGGCGGAAAGCGCCGCAAAGACGAAATCAGTGTGGACAGCCTGGACTTCAGCAAGAAAATTCTCCACACCGCCTGGCATCCTTCCGAGAACATCATCGCTGTGGCAGCCACCAATAACCTTTACATATTCCAGGATAAGGTCAACTAG
- the ppp2r2ba gene encoding serine/threonine-protein phosphatase 2A 55 kDa regulatory subunit B beta isoform isoform X2: MPGRGTGERTWCLVQVKGPSEVTAAEADIISTVEFNSTGELLATGDKGGRVVVFQREQESKNQPHRRGEYNVYSTFQSHEPEFDYLKSLEIEEKINKIRWLPQQNAAYFLLSTNDKTVKLWKISERDKRPEGYNLKDEDGRIRDPATITTLRVPVLRPMDLMVEAAPRRVFSNAHTYHINSISVNSDYETFMSTDDLRINLWNLEITNRSFNIVDIKPTNMEELTEVITAAEFHPHHCNTFVYSSSKGSIRLCDMRAAALCDNHSKFFEEPEDPSNRSFFSEIISSISDVKFSHSGRYLMTRDYLTVKVWDLNMESKPLETYQVHDYLRSKLCSLYENDCIFDKFECVWNGSDSVIMTGSYNNFFRMFDRNTKRDVTLEASRENSKPRAILKPRKVCVGGKRRKDEISVDSLDFSKKILHTAWHPSENIIAVAATNNLYIFQDKVN, translated from the exons CTGACATCATCTCTACTGTGGAGTTCAACTCTACTGGAGAGCTCTTGGCCACGGGAGACAAGGGAGGAAGAGTTGTGGTTTTCCAAAGGGAGCAAGAG AGCAAGAACCAGCCTCACAGACGTGGGGAGTATAATGTTTACAGCACGTTTCAGAGTCACGAGCCGGAGTTTGACTACCTGAAGAGTTTAGAGATTGAGGAGAAGATCAATAAGATACGCTGGCTGCCTCAACAGAATGCTGCATACTTCCTGCTCTCCACCAATG ataaAACTGTGAAACTGTGGAAGATCAGTGAGAGGGATAAGAGACCGGAGGGATATAACCTGAAGGATGAAGATGGAAGAATCAGAGACCCAGCCACCATCACCACGTTACGG GTGCCAGTACTGCGGCCCATGGACCTCATGGTTGAGGCTGCACCTCGGAGAGTGTTTTCCAATGCGCACACGTACCACATCAACTCCATATCTGTCAACAGTGACTACGAGACCTTCATGTCCACCGATGACTTAAGGATCAACCTGTGGAACCTGGAGATCACAAACAGAAGCTTCA ACATTGTAGACATTAAGCCAACGAACATGGAGGAGTTGACGGAGGTGATAACGGCAGCAGAGTTTCACCCTCACCACTGCAACACCTTCGTCTACAGTAGCAGTAAAGGCTCCATACGTCTGTGTGACATGAGGGCAGCAGCGCTCTGTGACAACCACTCGAAAT TCTTCGAGGAGCCAGAAGACCCAAGCAATCGTTCCTTTTTCTCTGAAATCATCTCCTCCATCTCTGACGTAAAATTTAGCCACAGTGGGCGGTACCTGATGACACGTGACTACCTGACTGTAAAGGTCTGGGATCTGAACATGGAGAGCAAACCGCTGGAAACCTACCAG GTACATGATTACCTAAGAAGTAAGCTCTGCTCGCTGTATGAGAATGACTGCATCTTCGATAAATTTGAATGTGTTTGGAATGGATCAGACAG CGTGATCATGACTGGTTCCTACAACAACTTCTTCCGAATGTTCGACCGTAATACGAAACGTGATGTGACACTGGAGGCGTCCCGGGAGAACAGCAAGCCTCGGGCAATTCTGAAACCTCGTAAGGTGTGTGTGGGCGGAAAGCGCCGCAAAGACGAAATCAGTGTGGACAGCCTGGACTTCAGCAAGAAAATTCTCCACACCGCCTGGCATCCTTCCGAGAACATCATCGCTGTGGCAGCCACCAATAACCTTTACATATTCCAGGATAAGGTCAACTAG
- the ppp2r2ba gene encoding serine/threonine-protein phosphatase 2A 55 kDa regulatory subunit B beta isoform isoform X3, producing the protein MEEESDSRKINNSFLRDHNYATEADIISTVEFNSTGELLATGDKGGRVVVFQREQESKNQPHRRGEYNVYSTFQSHEPEFDYLKSLEIEEKINKIRWLPQQNAAYFLLSTNDKTVKLWKISERDKRPEGYNLKDEDGRIRDPATITTLRVPVLRPMDLMVEAAPRRVFSNAHTYHINSISVNSDYETFMSTDDLRINLWNLEITNRSFNIVDIKPTNMEELTEVITAAEFHPHHCNTFVYSSSKGSIRLCDMRAAALCDNHSKFFEEPEDPSNRSFFSEIISSISDVKFSHSGRYLMTRDYLTVKVWDLNMESKPLETYQVHDYLRSKLCSLYENDCIFDKFECVWNGSDSVIMTGSYNNFFRMFDRNTKRDVTLEASRENSKPRAILKPRKVCVGGKRRKDEISVDSLDFSKKILHTAWHPSENIIAVAATNNLYIFQDKVN; encoded by the exons CTGACATCATCTCTACTGTGGAGTTCAACTCTACTGGAGAGCTCTTGGCCACGGGAGACAAGGGAGGAAGAGTTGTGGTTTTCCAAAGGGAGCAAGAG AGCAAGAACCAGCCTCACAGACGTGGGGAGTATAATGTTTACAGCACGTTTCAGAGTCACGAGCCGGAGTTTGACTACCTGAAGAGTTTAGAGATTGAGGAGAAGATCAATAAGATACGCTGGCTGCCTCAACAGAATGCTGCATACTTCCTGCTCTCCACCAATG ataaAACTGTGAAACTGTGGAAGATCAGTGAGAGGGATAAGAGACCGGAGGGATATAACCTGAAGGATGAAGATGGAAGAATCAGAGACCCAGCCACCATCACCACGTTACGG GTGCCAGTACTGCGGCCCATGGACCTCATGGTTGAGGCTGCACCTCGGAGAGTGTTTTCCAATGCGCACACGTACCACATCAACTCCATATCTGTCAACAGTGACTACGAGACCTTCATGTCCACCGATGACTTAAGGATCAACCTGTGGAACCTGGAGATCACAAACAGAAGCTTCA ACATTGTAGACATTAAGCCAACGAACATGGAGGAGTTGACGGAGGTGATAACGGCAGCAGAGTTTCACCCTCACCACTGCAACACCTTCGTCTACAGTAGCAGTAAAGGCTCCATACGTCTGTGTGACATGAGGGCAGCAGCGCTCTGTGACAACCACTCGAAAT TCTTCGAGGAGCCAGAAGACCCAAGCAATCGTTCCTTTTTCTCTGAAATCATCTCCTCCATCTCTGACGTAAAATTTAGCCACAGTGGGCGGTACCTGATGACACGTGACTACCTGACTGTAAAGGTCTGGGATCTGAACATGGAGAGCAAACCGCTGGAAACCTACCAG GTACATGATTACCTAAGAAGTAAGCTCTGCTCGCTGTATGAGAATGACTGCATCTTCGATAAATTTGAATGTGTTTGGAATGGATCAGACAG CGTGATCATGACTGGTTCCTACAACAACTTCTTCCGAATGTTCGACCGTAATACGAAACGTGATGTGACACTGGAGGCGTCCCGGGAGAACAGCAAGCCTCGGGCAATTCTGAAACCTCGTAAGGTGTGTGTGGGCGGAAAGCGCCGCAAAGACGAAATCAGTGTGGACAGCCTGGACTTCAGCAAGAAAATTCTCCACACCGCCTGGCATCCTTCCGAGAACATCATCGCTGTGGCAGCCACCAATAACCTTTACATATTCCAGGATAAGGTCAACTAG
- the ppp2r2ba gene encoding serine/threonine-protein phosphatase 2A 55 kDa regulatory subunit B beta isoform isoform X4: MHLLEEDKRRFLKADIISTVEFNSTGELLATGDKGGRVVVFQREQESKNQPHRRGEYNVYSTFQSHEPEFDYLKSLEIEEKINKIRWLPQQNAAYFLLSTNDKTVKLWKISERDKRPEGYNLKDEDGRIRDPATITTLRVPVLRPMDLMVEAAPRRVFSNAHTYHINSISVNSDYETFMSTDDLRINLWNLEITNRSFNIVDIKPTNMEELTEVITAAEFHPHHCNTFVYSSSKGSIRLCDMRAAALCDNHSKFFEEPEDPSNRSFFSEIISSISDVKFSHSGRYLMTRDYLTVKVWDLNMESKPLETYQVHDYLRSKLCSLYENDCIFDKFECVWNGSDSVIMTGSYNNFFRMFDRNTKRDVTLEASRENSKPRAILKPRKVCVGGKRRKDEISVDSLDFSKKILHTAWHPSENIIAVAATNNLYIFQDKVN, translated from the exons CTGACATCATCTCTACTGTGGAGTTCAACTCTACTGGAGAGCTCTTGGCCACGGGAGACAAGGGAGGAAGAGTTGTGGTTTTCCAAAGGGAGCAAGAG AGCAAGAACCAGCCTCACAGACGTGGGGAGTATAATGTTTACAGCACGTTTCAGAGTCACGAGCCGGAGTTTGACTACCTGAAGAGTTTAGAGATTGAGGAGAAGATCAATAAGATACGCTGGCTGCCTCAACAGAATGCTGCATACTTCCTGCTCTCCACCAATG ataaAACTGTGAAACTGTGGAAGATCAGTGAGAGGGATAAGAGACCGGAGGGATATAACCTGAAGGATGAAGATGGAAGAATCAGAGACCCAGCCACCATCACCACGTTACGG GTGCCAGTACTGCGGCCCATGGACCTCATGGTTGAGGCTGCACCTCGGAGAGTGTTTTCCAATGCGCACACGTACCACATCAACTCCATATCTGTCAACAGTGACTACGAGACCTTCATGTCCACCGATGACTTAAGGATCAACCTGTGGAACCTGGAGATCACAAACAGAAGCTTCA ACATTGTAGACATTAAGCCAACGAACATGGAGGAGTTGACGGAGGTGATAACGGCAGCAGAGTTTCACCCTCACCACTGCAACACCTTCGTCTACAGTAGCAGTAAAGGCTCCATACGTCTGTGTGACATGAGGGCAGCAGCGCTCTGTGACAACCACTCGAAAT TCTTCGAGGAGCCAGAAGACCCAAGCAATCGTTCCTTTTTCTCTGAAATCATCTCCTCCATCTCTGACGTAAAATTTAGCCACAGTGGGCGGTACCTGATGACACGTGACTACCTGACTGTAAAGGTCTGGGATCTGAACATGGAGAGCAAACCGCTGGAAACCTACCAG GTACATGATTACCTAAGAAGTAAGCTCTGCTCGCTGTATGAGAATGACTGCATCTTCGATAAATTTGAATGTGTTTGGAATGGATCAGACAG CGTGATCATGACTGGTTCCTACAACAACTTCTTCCGAATGTTCGACCGTAATACGAAACGTGATGTGACACTGGAGGCGTCCCGGGAGAACAGCAAGCCTCGGGCAATTCTGAAACCTCGTAAGGTGTGTGTGGGCGGAAAGCGCCGCAAAGACGAAATCAGTGTGGACAGCCTGGACTTCAGCAAGAAAATTCTCCACACCGCCTGGCATCCTTCCGAGAACATCATCGCTGTGGCAGCCACCAATAACCTTTACATATTCCAGGATAAGGTCAACTAG